In Amaranthus tricolor cultivar Red isolate AtriRed21 chromosome 5, ASM2621246v1, whole genome shotgun sequence, a genomic segment contains:
- the LOC130813537 gene encoding peroxidase 57-like, with the protein MARGKSSIVGLALGLLLMTLIGECYGQCSDKFKVGYYEGKCGKYDVEAVVFHVVKKYYLQDPDTVADLIRLNFHDCFVRGCDASIMIEGEGTEKTASPNLSVAGYGIVEEIKVYLDQYCPGVVSCADIIVLAARAATFLGGAYWYNVETGRKDGNVSLAIDAEQGLPSPRIPVSTAIQLFASYGLDTPDFVYLLGCHTVGTAHCDKFEDRLYNFQNSGKPDPAMSPKLLYSLQKKCPRGANSNNQDFLDQTKGSEFKMDNSFFKRILEGEGLLQVDQELAYHPETRPIVVRAAEDEKVFLAKIGPAMRKMGLIGVKTEGNNRVGTCKKAY; encoded by the exons ATGGCAAGGGGAAAGTCATCGATCGTAGGTCTAGCCCTTGGGCTTCTTTTGATGACCCTGATCGGGGAGTGCTATGGTCAGTGTAGTGACAAATTTAAGGTGGGTTACTACGAAGGTAAATGTGGCAAATACGATGTTGAAGCCGTTGTTTTCCACGTTGTTAAGAAATATTACCTTCAAGATCCTGATACTGTTGCTGATCTTATTCGTTTGAATTTTCACGACTGCTTTGTTAGG GGATGTGATGCTTCAATTATGATCGAAGGTGAAGGGACAGAGAAGACTGCATCTCCAAATCTCAGCGTTGCTGGTTATGGTATTGTTGAGGAGATCAAGGTTTATCTTGATCAATATTGCCCAGGAGTTGTCTCTTGTGCTGACATTATTGTCTTAGCGGCTAGAGCTGCTACATTTTTG GGTGGAGCATATTGGTACAACGTAGAAACCGGAAGAAAAGACGGTAATGTTTCACTAGCAATTGATGCCGAACAAGGGCTCCCAAGTCCAAGAATTCCCGTCAGTACTGCTATCCAATTGTTTGCCAGTTATGGATTGGACACCCCTGATTTTGTTTATCTTTTAG GTTGCCACACTGTTGGAACTGCACATTGTGATAAATTCGAAGACCGTTTATATAACTTTCAAAACAGTGGAAAGCCAGACCCGGCCATGTCCCCCAAGTTGCTCTACTCTCTTCAAAAGAAGTGCCCTCGCGGTGCCAATTCTAACAACCAAGACTTCCTTGACCAAACTAAGGGAAGTGAATTCAAAATGGACAATAGTTTCTTCAAAAGAATTTTGGAAGGCGAAGGTCTTCTTCAAGTTGATCAGGAACTGGCTTATCATCCAGAGACAAGACCCATTGTTGTTAGGGCAGCTGAAGATGAGAAGGTATTCCTTGCTAAAATTGGTCCAGCTATGCGAAAAATGGGTTTAATTGGAGTTAAAACTGAAGGAAATAATAGAGTTGGAACATGCAAGAAGGCctattaa
- the LOC130812566 gene encoding peroxidase 57-like encodes MARGKSSTVGLALGLLLMTLVGECYGQCSDKFKVGYYEGKCGKYDVEAVVFHVVKKYYLQDPDTIADLIRLNFHDCFVRGCDASIMIEGEGTEKTASPNLSVAGYDIVEEIKVYLDQYCPGVVSCADIIVLAARAATFFGGAYWYNVETGRKDGNVSLAIDAEQGLPSPRIPVSAAIQLFSGYGLDTPDFVYLLGCHTVGTAHCDKFEDRLYNFQNSGKPDPAMSPKLLYSLQKKCPRGANSNNQDFLDQTKGSEFKMDNGFFKRILEGEGLLQVDQELAYHPETRPIVVRAAEDEKVFLAKIGPAMRKMGLIGVITEGKNRVGTCKKVNY; translated from the exons ATGGCAAGGGGAAAGTCATCGACAGTAGGTCTAGCCCTTGGGCTCCTTTTGATGACCCTGGTCGGGGAGTGTTATGGTCAGTGTAGTGACAAGTTCAAGGTGGGTTACTACGAAGGAAAGTGTGGCAAATACGATGTTGAAGCCGTTGTTTTCCACGTTGTTAAGAAGTATTACCTTCAAGATCCGGACACTATTGCTGATCTTATCCGTTTGAATTTTCATGACTGCTTTGTTAGG GGATGCGATGCTTCAATTATGATCGAAGGTGAAGGAACAGAGAAGACTGCATCTCCAAATCTCAGCGTTGCTGGTTATGATATTGTTGAGGAGATTAAGGTTTATCTTGATCAATATTGCCCAGGAGTTGTCTCTTGTGCTGACATTATTGTCTTAGCGGCTAGAGCTGCTACATTTTTT GGTGGAGCATATTGGTACAACGTAGAAACCGGAAGAAAAGACGGTAATGTTTCACTAGCAATTGATGCCGAACAAGGACTTCCTAGTCCAAGAATCCCAGTCAGTGCTGCTATCCAATTGTTTTCTGGTTATGGATTAGACACCCCCGATTTTGTTTACCTTTTAG GTTGTCACACTGTTGGAACTGCACATTGTGATAAATTCGAAGACCGTCTATACAACTTTCAAAACAGTGGAAAGCCAGACCCCGCCATGTCCCCAAAGTTGCTCTACTCTCTTCAAAAGAAGTGCCCTCGCGGTGCCAATTCTAACAACCAAGACTTCCTTGACCAAACTAAGGGAAGCGAATTCAAAATGGACAATGGTTTCTTCAAAAGAATTTTGGAAGGCGAAGGTCTTCTTCAAGTTGATCAAGAATTGGCTTATCATCCAGAGACTAGACCCATTGTTGTTAGGGCAGCTGAAGATGAGAAAGTATTCCTCGCTAAGATTGGTCCAGCTATGCGTAAAATGGGTTTGATTGGAGTTATAACCGAAGGAAAGAATAGAGTTGGAACATGCAAAAAGGTTAACTACTAA